One window of the Lycorma delicatula isolate Av1 chromosome 3, ASM4794821v1, whole genome shotgun sequence genome contains the following:
- the LOC142322347 gene encoding HIG1 domain family member 1A, mitochondrial-like: protein MEESNDNKLLRKMKDDPVVPIGVLGMCLTLAYGAYKYKSARKVMSTSVFLMQLRVAAQGTVIGCMGIGMVYNLVKNMKNYGKPATPSTE, encoded by the exons atggAAGAATCTAATGATAACAAGTTGTTGAGGAAAATGAAAGACGATCCTGTGGTCCCAATAG gaGTTCTAGGCATGTGTTTAACATTAGCGTATGGtgcatataaatacaaaagtgcAAGAAAAGTCATGTCTACATCTGTTTTTCTAATGCAACTTCGTGTGGCTGCGCAGGGTACTGTTATTGGTTGTATGGGAATTGGTATGGTatataatttagtgaaaaatatgaagaattatgGAAAACCTGCTACTCCTAGTACGGAATaa